A part of Arachis hypogaea cultivar Tifrunner chromosome 12, arahy.Tifrunner.gnm2.J5K5, whole genome shotgun sequence genomic DNA contains:
- the LOC112728538 gene encoding uncharacterized protein yields the protein MWWAIRCLPLRNRVLRAYCSKATGVVEDEFNVETSHGKIKLDLAGEGFLPSLTAAHTISDIIRGHYSQPWPSWKKIPDATRKFWWEKFKSKHQFFPPDLYWARKNFERRGVALLKSLLGKARTSRVKPQWIEDDVWDVLCVYWNADTGFLQKSAQGKSNRASLHTAGPITITQHKTNMKKSLKRTPTQLDLFAKTHKHKDETRVDKKSKHIHNAIEEAIQKASEKGSNAPNEMDVWYEIATFKKGRIHGLVIKFTAIGSSAQSSDWLRKLEHEEVMKRMQEWLRMLEHEEIMKKMQEENADLKTRLEKIERRVELLNYKLLKTIKKLDVKIPISQLEGGQI from the exons ATGTGGTGGGCCATTCGTTGTCTTCCTCTCAG GAATCGAGTGCTGAGAGCTTATTGCTCCAAAGCTACTGGGGTGGTGGAAGATGAGTTCAATGTTGAGACAAGTCACGGGAAGATAAAATTGGACTTGGCAGGAGAAGG ATTTTTACCTTCACTTACCGCGGCTCATACAATTTCGGACATCATTAGAGGGCATTACTCTCAGCCGTGGCCTTCGTGGAAAAAGATTCCAGATGCTACTAGAAAATTTTGGTGGGAAAAGTTCAAA AGCAAACATCAGTTTTTTCCTCCAGATCTTTATTGGGCTCGAAAAAATTTTGAGAGGCGAGGTGTGGCATTACTAAAAAGTTTGTTGGGAAAAGCTCGTACAAGTCGCGTCAAACCTCAGTGGATAGAAGATGATGTGTGGGATGTTCTTTGTGTTTATTGGAATGCTGACACTGGGTTTCTACAAAAGAGCGCGCAAGGCAAGTCAAATCGAGCGTCTCTTCATACTGCTGGCCCAATTACCATTACCCAACACAAAACTAATATG AAAAAATCATTGAAGAGGACTCCAACACAGTTAGACTTGTTTGCGAAGACCCACAAACACAAGGATGAGACACGGGTGGATAAGAAATCAAAACATATTCAT AATGCTATAGAAGAGGCTATACAAAAAGCATCTGAAAAAGGAAGTAATGCACCAAATGAGATGGATGTGTGGTATGAAATAGCCACATTTAAAAAGGGAAGAATTCATGGACTTGTAATAAAATTCACTGCAATTGGCTCCAGTGCTCAGTCATCTGATTGGTTGCGAAAGTTAGAACATGAAGAAGTAATGAAGAGAATGCAAGAGTGGTTGCGAATGTTAGAACATGAAGAAATAATGAAGAAAATGCAAGAAGAGAATGCTGACTTAAAAACTAGGTTGGAAAAGATAGAAAGAAGAGTTGAACTCCTTAACTATAAGCTTCTAAAAACGATAAAAAAGCTTGATGTTAAAATTCCGATTTCTCAACTAGAAGGTGGACAAATATAG